The Paenibacillus sp. MBLB1832 genome has a window encoding:
- a CDS encoding alpha/beta fold hydrolase: MKKHVNGTDIFVQDQGQDLGAPLILLHGFPLDHRMWQAQVESLSPHYRVITPDFRGMGQSDLPTGTMSLHAYAQDILALMDALNIEKATLGGFSMGGYVAFALLRLAPERFSALILANTRAEGDGPEGRKNRMNMAASLYEKGAAAARDAMLPKLVTAETVKGQPQLIDNLRTIMDSMPAEGLVHASIAMAFREDSVKLLPAIQVPTLVIAGEQDAIAPPDVMKTMADHIPGASFHVIPGASHLTPMETPAAFNKLLHAFLKETTV, encoded by the coding sequence ATGAAAAAACACGTAAACGGTACTGACATCTTCGTTCAAGATCAAGGACAAGACCTTGGAGCCCCCCTTATTCTGCTTCACGGCTTCCCGCTGGATCATCGGATGTGGCAAGCTCAGGTTGAATCTTTATCGCCTCATTATCGTGTCATTACGCCAGATTTCCGTGGGATGGGGCAATCGGATCTGCCCACGGGGACGATGTCGTTACATGCTTATGCCCAAGACATCCTAGCTCTCATGGATGCGTTAAACATCGAAAAAGCCACCTTAGGAGGCTTCTCCATGGGCGGCTACGTCGCTTTTGCTTTACTTCGTTTGGCACCAGAACGGTTCTCTGCGTTGATTCTGGCAAATACGCGCGCTGAAGGGGATGGACCCGAAGGGCGCAAAAATCGAATGAACATGGCCGCCTCGCTCTATGAGAAAGGTGCCGCGGCAGCCCGGGATGCCATGCTGCCTAAGCTTGTCACGGCTGAAACCGTGAAGGGGCAGCCGCAATTGATCGACAACCTGCGCACCATCATGGACAGCATGCCAGCAGAAGGGCTTGTCCACGCCAGCATTGCGATGGCCTTTCGTGAGGACTCTGTGAAGCTGCTGCCTGCGATCCAAGTACCCACGCTCGTCATTGCAGGTGAACAGGATGCGATAGCACCGCCTGACGTCATGAAGACAATGGCTGATCACATACCTGGCGCGAGCTTCCATGTGATCCCAGGTGCATCGCACCTGACGCCGATGGAGACACCAGCAGCCTTCAACAAACTGCTTCATGCCTTCCTAAAGGAAACTACAGTTTAA